The region CCTTTCGCCAGGCCATGCTTGGCCGAGAGCCCTTCGATCTCGTGGTCATGGACATCGACATGCCGGAAATGAACGGTCTGGAGGCCACCAGGCGCATGCGCCAGCTGGAGGACATGGCCAAGAGCGCTCCCGGGGAAAAATCCAAGATCGTCATCCTCTCCCGCTACGACGACAGCGAGCGGATGATGGAGGCCCAGTTCGAATCCGAGGCCGACATGTATCTGACCAAGCCGGTTGAGGAGGC is a window of Deltaproteobacteria bacterium DNA encoding:
- a CDS encoding response regulator, whose amino-acid sequence is MKILITDDSAFMRTYLERILQEYGRCHTASNGREGLDAFRQAMLGREPFDLVVMDIDMPEMNGLEATRRMRQLEDMAKSAPGEKSKIVILSRYDDSERMMEAQFESEADMYLTKPVEEA